One window of the Caminibacter pacificus genome contains the following:
- a CDS encoding DUF58 domain-containing protein → MRIKKLFDSTIRVKKHTKFYVALFLIALFFIAGFVHNNNIAYIAMFFIFSILFVSMIMGRVYIKKAEVFIPDIKIFANKEANITFSSPYLVDIAPKKIKFSKRGYQEGEFFIKSDYPIGIATFYKKVKKRFLVYPELKGVSLKEYFGKGEDFEKLKEYEGESMKYIHWPSVAKGDIKAKKFSSGENKKSVFYYDSINGDKEMKISQLALWAYEAFRDNIEFQIVLPSVIIDSKEGFDEVFKKLALY, encoded by the coding sequence ATGCGGATAAAAAAATTATTCGACTCTACTATCAGGGTTAAAAAACATACCAAATTTTACGTAGCTCTATTTTTGATAGCGCTTTTTTTTATTGCCGGTTTCGTACATAATAACAACATCGCTTATATTGCGATGTTTTTTATTTTTTCGATTTTGTTTGTCAGTATGATAATGGGTAGGGTTTATATTAAAAAAGCCGAAGTTTTTATTCCTGATATTAAAATTTTTGCAAACAAAGAAGCGAATATCACTTTTTCATCGCCTTACTTGGTGGATATTGCACCAAAAAAAATCAAATTTTCAAAAAGAGGCTATCAAGAAGGCGAATTTTTTATAAAAAGCGATTATCCAATAGGAATTGCGACTTTTTACAAAAAAGTAAAAAAGAGATTTTTAGTATATCCAGAATTAAAAGGTGTTTCTTTAAAAGAGTATTTCGGCAAAGGTGAAGATTTTGAGAAGTTAAAAGAGTATGAGGGTGAGAGTATGAAATATATTCATTGGCCGAGTGTCGCAAAAGGCGACATAAAAGCCAAAAAATTTTCTTCGGGAGAGAATAAAAAAAGTGTTTTTTATTACGATTCGATAAACGGAGATAAAGAGATGAAAATTTCTCAGCTTGCGTTGTGGGCTTATGAAGCTTTTAGGGACAATATAGAGTTTCAAATAGTTTTGCCGTCAGTTATTATAGATTCGAAAGAGGGTTTTGATGAGGTTTTTAAAAAACTTGCG